A single region of the Silene latifolia isolate original U9 population chromosome 8, ASM4854445v1, whole genome shotgun sequence genome encodes:
- the LOC141596641 gene encoding metalloendoproteinase 4-MMP-like gives MLSFLINPISLYLIISLLITHSSSTMVQSHYHDHDHHHKHPHVWHKFNKLLNSKKGSRIQGIAELKQYFHHFGYYHHILPNNNHTKIPFTNKFDDHLEDVVTRYQQIFGLPKTGTLDESTISLVMSPRCGVPDHNIINKNPRPTSLLHGVQHYLYFPGQPRWNREIPINLTYAFSPQDMINYLSMPEIRGAFARSFSKWASIIPVNFLETQDYDLADIKIGFYSGDHGDGDPFDGVLGVLAHAFSPENGRFHLDAAETWTVDFKSENSKVAIDLESVALHEIGHLLGLAHSTIEESVMYPSLKPRERKLKLRVDDIAGVQNLYGSNPNFTLGALLEAETSSSFHCIDHLRDTFHMLASLAAFLVICLCL, from the coding sequence ATGCTCTCATTTCTCATTAATCCAATCTCACTATACCTCATTATATCACTTCTAATCACTCATTCTTCATCTACCATGGTTCAATCACATTACCACGATCACGATCATCATCACAAACATCCTCATGTATGGCACAAGTTCAACAAACTCCTCAATTCTAAGAAAGGAAGTCGAATTCAAGGCATCGCGGAGCTTAAACAATACTTTCACCATTTcggctactatcatcatatactCCCAAACAATAACCACACCAAAATTCCATTCACCAACAAATTCGATGACCATTTAGAGGATGTTGTAACGCGTTACCAACAAATTTTCGGCCTCCCTAAGACCGGAACCCTTGATGAAAGTACAATTTCCTTAGTCATGTCTCCTAGGTGTGGGGTACCAGACCATAAtatcataaacaaaaaccctaGACCAACTTCATTATTACATGGAGTTCAACATTACCTTTATTTTCCGGGACAACCTAGGTGGAACCGCGAAATCCCTATAAATCTAACCTATGCATTTTCACCTCAAGACATGATCAATTACTTAAGCATGCCAGAAATAAGAGGTGCATTTGCGCGGTCTTTTTCCAAATGGGCATCAATTATTCCAGTTAACTTCCTCGAAACACAAGATTACGACTTAGCTGACATTAAAATCGGGTTTTACAGTGGTGACCATGGAGACGGTGACCCATTCGATGGGGTATTAGGGGTGCTAGCCCATGCATTTTCACCAGAAAATGGGAGATTCCATCTTGATGCAGCTGAAACATGGACTGTTGATTTCAAAAGCGAGAACTCGAAAGTGGCTATTGATTTAGAGTCTGTTGCATTGCATGAGATTGGACATCTTCTAGGGTTAGCTCATAGTACTATTGAAGAATCAGTCATGTACCCAAGTTTGAAACCAAGAGAAAGAAAATTGAAATTAAGGGTAGATGATATTGCAGGAGTTCAAAATCTTTATGGTTCGAATCCGAATTTTACACTTGGAGCTTTGTTAGAAGCTGAAACTTCATCATCTTTTCATTGCATTGATCATCTGAGGGATACATTTCATATGCTGGCTTCCTTAGCTGCATTTCTAGTCATATGTTTGTGTCTATGA